From the genome of Paraburkholderia aromaticivorans, one region includes:
- a CDS encoding DUF47 domain-containing protein, giving the protein MFGRFMPTEGKFFEIFNAHATCIVSASRELELLIDNLQDAETHKQNVQKAEKAADKLTHETIDLLHKTFITPLDRDEIHKLITTMDDILDLMEDVATAISLYDVQAVTSEASQLAHICTATSERVQFAVSLLSDMKQASQILKACEEIDRLESEADRVLRAAMSKLFREEDNVKTLIKLKAIYELLETITDKCEDVANIIEGIVLENA; this is encoded by the coding sequence ATGTTCGGTCGATTCATGCCCACCGAGGGCAAGTTCTTTGAAATTTTCAATGCGCACGCAACGTGCATCGTCTCGGCAAGCCGTGAACTCGAGCTGCTGATCGACAACCTGCAGGACGCCGAGACCCATAAGCAAAACGTGCAGAAAGCCGAGAAGGCTGCTGACAAGCTCACGCACGAAACCATCGACCTGCTGCACAAGACGTTCATCACGCCGCTCGACCGTGACGAGATCCACAAGCTGATCACCACGATGGACGACATCCTCGACCTGATGGAGGACGTCGCCACCGCTATTTCGCTGTACGACGTGCAGGCCGTGACTTCCGAGGCGAGCCAGCTGGCCCACATCTGCACGGCGACCTCCGAGCGCGTGCAATTCGCCGTCAGCCTGCTGTCCGACATGAAGCAGGCAAGCCAGATTCTGAAAGCCTGCGAGGAAATCGACCGTCTCGAATCGGAAGCCGACCGCGTGCTGCGCGCGGCCATGTCCAAACTGTTCCGCGAAGAAGACAACGTTAAGACGCTGATCAAGCTGAAAGCGATCTACGAGTTGCTCGAAACGATCACGGACAAGTGTGAAGATGTAGCGAACATCATCGAAGGCATCGTGCTGGAAAACGCATAA
- a CDS encoding replicative DNA helicase, with protein sequence MNAPSKDPQLESLKVPPHSIEAEQSVLGGLLLDNAAWDRIADFLSQSDFYRYDHRIIFEHIGKLIAATRPADVITVYEALGTSGKAEEVGGLAYLNALAQNTPSAANIRRYAEIVRDRAVLRRLVSVADEISADAFNPQGKEVRQLLDEAESKVFSIAEDGARGTQGFLEIGPLLTEVVERIDTLYHTANPSDVTGTPTGFVDLDRMTSGMHGGELIIVAGRPSMGKTAFSMNIGEYVAVEYGLPVAVFSMEMPGSQLTMRMLGSVGRLDQHRMRTGRLTDEDWPKLTHAVQKMSEAQIFIDETGGLNPMELRSRARRLSRQCGKLGLIIIDYLQLMSGSSSGENRATEISEISRSLKSLAKELDVPVIALSQLNRGLEQRPNKRPIMSDLRESGAIEQDADVILFIYRDEVYNPDSPDKGTAEIIIGKQRNGPIGPVRLTFHGQFTKFDNFAGAQNFYGE encoded by the coding sequence ATGAACGCACCGTCCAAAGATCCCCAACTCGAGTCGCTGAAAGTCCCGCCGCATTCGATCGAGGCCGAGCAATCGGTGCTGGGCGGCCTGCTGCTCGACAATGCCGCGTGGGACCGCATCGCGGATTTTCTGTCGCAGAGCGATTTTTACCGCTATGACCACCGCATCATCTTCGAGCATATCGGCAAGCTGATCGCGGCCACGCGTCCGGCCGACGTGATTACCGTGTACGAGGCGCTCGGCACCTCGGGCAAGGCCGAAGAGGTCGGCGGTCTGGCCTATCTGAATGCGTTGGCGCAGAACACGCCGAGCGCGGCCAACATCCGGCGCTATGCGGAAATCGTGCGCGACCGGGCGGTGCTGCGCCGGCTGGTCTCCGTCGCCGACGAAATCTCGGCCGACGCTTTCAACCCGCAGGGCAAAGAAGTCCGCCAGTTGCTGGACGAGGCCGAATCGAAGGTGTTTTCGATTGCCGAAGACGGTGCGCGCGGCACACAGGGCTTCCTCGAAATCGGGCCGTTGCTCACGGAGGTCGTCGAGCGGATCGACACGCTGTACCACACCGCCAATCCGAGCGACGTGACCGGCACGCCGACCGGCTTCGTCGATCTGGACCGCATGACGTCCGGCATGCACGGCGGCGAGCTGATCATCGTCGCGGGCCGTCCGTCGATGGGTAAAACGGCGTTTTCCATGAATATCGGCGAATACGTGGCGGTCGAGTACGGCTTGCCGGTCGCGGTGTTCTCGATGGAAATGCCGGGTTCGCAACTTACCATGCGTATGCTCGGCTCGGTCGGGCGGCTGGATCAGCACCGCATGCGAACCGGGCGCCTGACCGACGAGGATTGGCCGAAGCTCACGCACGCCGTGCAGAAAATGAGCGAGGCGCAGATTTTCATCGACGAAACCGGCGGCCTGAACCCGATGGAATTGCGCTCGCGCGCACGCCGGCTGTCGCGCCAATGCGGCAAGCTGGGCTTGATCATCATCGACTACCTGCAGCTGATGAGCGGATCGTCGTCAGGCGAAAACCGCGCGACCGAAATCTCGGAAATCTCGCGTTCGCTGAAAAGCCTCGCCAAGGAACTCGACGTACCCGTGATCGCTTTGTCGCAGCTCAACCGCGGTCTCGAGCAGCGTCCCAACAAGCGGCCGATCATGTCGGACCTGCGAGAATCCGGCGCTATCGAGCAGGATGCCGACGTGATCCTGTTCATTTACCGCGACGAAGTCTACAACCCGGACAGTCCGGACAAAGGCACGGCCGAGATTATCATCGGCAAGCAGCGGAATGGTCCGATCGGACCTGTTCGGCTCACGTTCCACGGCCAATTCACGAAGTTCGACAATTTTGCCGGCGCGCAGAATTTCTACGGGGAATAA
- the rplI gene encoding 50S ribosomal protein L9, with protein sequence MQIILLEKVVNLGNLGDIVKVKDGYARNFLIPNKQARRATKEALAEFEVRRAELEKIAAEKLAAATAQGEKLGGSTVQINQKAGVDGRLFGSVTNADIAEALVKQGFAVEKAQVRLPEGPLKLVGEHAVQISLHTDVLVDVTVAVIGEHV encoded by the coding sequence ATGCAAATTATTCTTCTGGAAAAAGTCGTCAATCTGGGCAACCTGGGCGATATCGTGAAGGTCAAGGACGGTTACGCACGTAACTTCCTGATCCCGAACAAGCAAGCTCGCCGTGCAACGAAAGAAGCCCTGGCTGAATTCGAAGTGCGCCGCGCAGAACTCGAAAAGATCGCCGCTGAAAAGCTGGCTGCTGCTACCGCCCAAGGCGAAAAGCTGGGTGGCTCGACGGTTCAGATCAATCAGAAGGCTGGCGTCGACGGCCGCCTGTTCGGCTCGGTGACGAACGCGGACATCGCTGAAGCCCTGGTCAAGCAAGGTTTCGCAGTGGAAAAGGCGCAAGTGCGTCTGCCGGAAGGCCCGCTGAAGCTGGTTGGCGAACACGCGGTTCAGATCTCGCTGCACACCGACGTTCTCGTCGATGTGACGGTGGCTGTGATCGGCGAACACGTCTAA
- the rpsR gene encoding 30S ribosomal protein S18 yields MPRPTGKKFDKRRQQQNPLFKRKKFCRFTAAGVDHIDYKDLETLKDFIGENGKITPARLTGTKSHYQRQLDTAIKRARFLALVPYTDQHKA; encoded by the coding sequence ATGCCCCGCCCGACTGGTAAGAAATTCGACAAGCGTCGTCAGCAACAGAATCCGCTCTTCAAGCGCAAGAAGTTCTGCCGTTTCACGGCCGCTGGCGTCGATCACATCGACTACAAAGACCTCGAAACGCTGAAGGACTTCATCGGCGAAAACGGCAAGATCACGCCGGCGCGTCTCACGGGTACGAAGTCGCACTATCAACGCCAGCTGGACACGGCAATCAAGCGCGCACGTTTCCTCGCGCTGGTGCCGTACACCGACCAGCACAAGGCCTAA
- the priB gene encoding primosomal replication protein N, whose product MNRLQLTASVVEREPVRYTPAGVPIAGCTLHHRTEVVEAGIARQVELTMQAVAAGEASGKLESCQMGVETLFTGFLAKKHRNARTLVFHITALQDIGKD is encoded by the coding sequence ATGAACCGGCTGCAACTCACGGCCAGCGTCGTCGAACGCGAACCGGTGCGGTACACCCCCGCCGGCGTTCCGATTGCAGGCTGCACGTTGCACCACCGCACGGAAGTCGTCGAAGCCGGCATTGCCCGGCAAGTCGAACTGACCATGCAGGCGGTAGCCGCAGGCGAGGCGAGCGGTAAGCTTGAAAGCTGTCAGATGGGCGTGGAAACGCTCTTCACAGGCTTTCTGGCGAAAAAGCACCGCAACGCAAGAACTCTGGTATTTCACATCACAGCATTGCAGGACATTGGAAAGGACTGA
- the rpsF gene encoding 30S ribosomal protein S6 → MRHYEIVFIVHPDQSEQVPAMIERYKSTITSHGGQIHRIEDWGRRQLAYMIEKLAKAHYVCMNIECDQTTLDELEHAFKFNDAVLRHLIVKMKKAETGPSPMMKEVQREEAKKSAATQPSEAQA, encoded by the coding sequence ATGCGTCATTATGAAATCGTCTTTATCGTGCATCCCGATCAGAGCGAGCAAGTGCCCGCCATGATCGAGCGTTACAAGAGCACGATCACCTCGCACGGTGGCCAGATCCACCGTATCGAAGACTGGGGCCGTCGCCAACTGGCCTACATGATCGAGAAACTCGCGAAGGCTCACTACGTCTGCATGAACATCGAATGCGACCAAACCACGCTCGACGAGCTGGAACACGCATTCAAGTTCAACGACGCCGTTCTGCGTCACCTGATCGTCAAGATGAAGAAGGCCGAAACCGGCCCGTCGCCGATGATGAAGGAAGTGCAGCGCGAAGAAGCCAAGAAGTCGGCTGCTACGCAACCGTCCGAAGCGCAGGCTTAA
- a CDS encoding anti-sigma factor family protein — protein sequence MDCNEARPLLDANADHELPAPDARRVQQHIESCAACRLESANLRAISGALRAAPYHRAPQSLRERIVAGLPSVDEPAAAAEAPLASVATPPRERARRGWLDRLLDGWRAPQGGAGWPAGAGGSGVVFARGWRVALVVALCAVAAGVALNLRRPADFGPFTDELVESHVRAQVSGRDIDVISTDRHTVKPWFNGRLDYSPPVEDLAASGFALEGGRLDYLAHQRVAVLVYRYQKHVIDVYVFPQAGAGRNTDGAAPATLGREGYSIAHWDAEGMTWWAISDAAPDALKGLEVALKARLQSGSERTETGS from the coding sequence ATGGACTGTAACGAAGCGCGGCCGCTCCTCGACGCGAACGCCGATCACGAATTGCCCGCGCCGGATGCCCGGCGCGTTCAGCAGCATATCGAGAGCTGCGCCGCCTGCCGGCTCGAAAGCGCGAACTTGCGGGCCATCAGCGGCGCGCTGCGCGCGGCGCCTTATCATCGTGCGCCGCAGTCGCTGCGCGAGCGTATCGTCGCCGGATTGCCGTCTGTCGATGAGCCGGCCGCCGCGGCCGAAGCGCCGTTGGCGAGCGTCGCGACGCCGCCGCGCGAACGTGCGCGGCGCGGCTGGCTCGACCGTTTGCTGGATGGCTGGCGCGCCCCGCAAGGCGGCGCCGGCTGGCCGGCGGGCGCGGGCGGGTCGGGCGTTGTGTTTGCGCGCGGCTGGCGGGTGGCGCTGGTCGTCGCGTTGTGCGCGGTGGCGGCGGGCGTGGCGTTGAACCTGCGGCGGCCGGCCGACTTCGGGCCGTTCACCGACGAACTGGTGGAAAGCCATGTGCGCGCGCAGGTGTCGGGGCGCGACATCGACGTGATTTCGACGGATCGCCATACCGTCAAGCCGTGGTTCAACGGCCGGCTCGACTATTCGCCGCCGGTCGAGGATCTGGCGGCGAGCGGCTTCGCGCTGGAAGGCGGGCGTCTGGACTACCTCGCGCATCAGCGGGTGGCCGTGCTGGTGTACCGCTACCAGAAGCATGTGATCGACGTGTACGTGTTTCCGCAGGCCGGCGCGGGCCGGAACACGGACGGCGCGGCGCCGGCCACGCTCGGTCGAGAAGGCTACTCGATCGCGCACTGGGACGCGGAAGGCATGACCTGGTGGGCGATCTCGGACGCGGCGCCGGATGCGCTCAAGGGGCTGGAAGTGGCGTTGAAGGCGCGCCTGCAAAGCGGCAGCGAGCGTACGGAAACCGGCTCGTAG
- a CDS encoding RNA polymerase sigma factor: MVQTDSDPARAHGETDAARSRRFQQMALPHLDAAYNLARWLCGNANDADDVVQEAFMRAFRFFDTFRGDSARPWLLAIVRRTWYTEWRRRASSHETVEFDDTMDDTSFDGWSVGGADPQALLIRDEDTKLVHEALAQLPVEYREVLMLRELEEMGYREIALVADVPIGTVMSRLARGRRKLAALLTQKQGGAAPPHRSSPCAAAPGASKSATASVTPLRASANGRSLNTPGGSAAGNAQETPDGL, translated from the coding sequence GTGGTCCAGACCGATTCAGATCCTGCCCGCGCGCACGGCGAGACCGACGCAGCGAGGAGCCGGCGCTTTCAGCAGATGGCGCTGCCGCACCTCGACGCCGCGTACAACCTTGCGCGCTGGCTGTGCGGCAACGCCAACGATGCCGACGACGTCGTGCAGGAAGCCTTCATGCGCGCGTTTCGCTTCTTCGACACCTTTCGCGGCGACTCGGCGCGGCCGTGGCTGCTGGCGATCGTGCGCCGCACCTGGTACACGGAATGGCGGCGGCGGGCGTCGTCGCACGAAACAGTGGAGTTCGACGACACCATGGACGACACGTCCTTCGATGGTTGGAGCGTGGGCGGCGCCGATCCGCAGGCGCTTCTGATCCGCGACGAGGATACGAAGCTCGTGCACGAAGCGCTCGCGCAACTGCCGGTCGAGTATCGGGAAGTGCTGATGCTGCGGGAACTGGAGGAGATGGGCTATCGGGAGATCGCGCTGGTGGCGGACGTGCCGATCGGCACGGTGATGTCCCGGCTCGCGCGGGGGCGCCGCAAGCTCGCCGCGCTGCTGACGCAGAAGCAGGGAGGCGCGGCGCCGCCGCACCGCTCGTCGCCGTGCGCGGCGGCGCCCGGCGCAAGCAAATCGGCCACGGCGAGCGTGACCCCGTTACGGGCGTCCGCCAACGGCCGGTCACTCAACACGCCAGGCGGCAGCGCCGCCGGCAACGCTCAGGAGACGCCAGATGGACTGTAA
- a CDS encoding LysR family transcriptional regulator produces MDRFKQIETFVRVADAGSLAAAALEEGVSPVILGRRIDALEKRLGVKLMYRSTRRLVVSEDGAAFLERCRGLLTEWDQAENELSAGRRAINGHLIVSAPAAFGRKHVAPLAPAFLADKPELQVSFNLTDRVVDLVREGYDLSIRIGGAVDPNFVAVKLASNRRVVCGTPEYFRRHGRPKTLEDLPQHNCLAFNLQGGQNRGWYFRRNGKLATVRVGGTLDCNDGELLHRWVSEGLGLGWRSTWEIQQQLARGELETVLDEFALPDYDILAVYPQQRYVPAKVRYFIDYLKEVYASADYWNRPAY; encoded by the coding sequence ATGGACCGCTTCAAACAGATCGAAACCTTCGTGCGCGTCGCGGATGCCGGCAGCCTCGCGGCGGCCGCGCTGGAAGAGGGCGTGTCCCCGGTGATTCTCGGCCGCCGCATCGACGCGCTGGAAAAGCGTCTCGGCGTGAAACTGATGTACCGTTCGACGCGCCGGCTGGTGGTAAGCGAAGACGGCGCCGCCTTTCTGGAGCGCTGCCGCGGGCTTCTCACCGAATGGGACCAGGCGGAAAACGAACTGAGCGCCGGGCGGCGCGCGATCAACGGCCATCTGATCGTGTCGGCGCCGGCCGCGTTCGGCCGCAAGCACGTCGCGCCGCTTGCCCCGGCGTTCCTCGCCGACAAGCCGGAATTGCAGGTGTCGTTCAATCTGACCGACCGGGTCGTGGATCTGGTGCGCGAGGGGTACGATCTGTCGATCCGCATCGGCGGCGCGGTCGATCCGAATTTCGTCGCGGTCAAGCTGGCGTCGAACCGGCGCGTGGTGTGCGGCACGCCGGAATACTTCCGCCGGCACGGCAGGCCGAAAACGCTCGAAGACCTGCCGCAGCACAACTGTCTGGCGTTCAACCTGCAAGGCGGGCAGAACCGCGGCTGGTACTTCCGCCGCAACGGCAAGCTGGCGACGGTGCGGGTGGGCGGCACGCTCGACTGCAACGACGGCGAGCTGTTGCACCGCTGGGTGTCGGAAGGGCTCGGGCTCGGCTGGCGCTCCACATGGGAAATCCAGCAGCAACTGGCGCGCGGTGAACTGGAAACAGTGCTCGACGAGTTCGCGCTGCCCGACTACGACATTCTCGCGGTCTACCCGCAGCAGCGGTATGTGCCGGCCAAGGTGCGGTACTTCATCGACTACCTGAAAGAGGTGTACGCCAGCGCGGACTACTGGAACCGTCCGGCTTACTAG
- the gcl gene encoding glyoxylate carboligase yields the protein MAKMRAVDAAVLVLEKEGIDTAFGVPGAAINPFYSAMRKAGNISHVLARHVEGASHMAEGYTRAQPGNIGVCIGTSGPAGTDMITGLYSAQADSIPILAITGQAPRARLYKEDFQAVDIESIAKPVTKWAVTVREPALVPRVFQQAFHLMRSGRPGPVLVDLPIDVQLAEIEFDIDTYEPLPVYKPKATRKQIEAALTLLNNSDKPLIVSGGGVLNAAAEDLLVTFAETIGVPVIPTLMSWGAIPDDHPLMAGMVGLQTSHRYGNATMLASDFVLGIGNRWANRHTGSVEVYTKGRKFVHVDIEPTQIGRVFGPDLGIVSDAKAALELFVEVSKEWKAAGKLKDRSAWVADCQERKRTMHRKTHFDNVPMKPQRVYEEMNQVFGRDTCYVSTIGLSQIAGAQFLHVYKARNWINCGQAGPLGWTIPAALGVRAADPQRPIVALSGDYDFQFMIEELAAGAQFKLPYVHVVVNNSYLGLIRQAQRAFDMDFCVQLGFENINSPETNGYGVDHVAVAQGLGCKAIRVFKPEELKPALQKAQAMLSEFNVPVIVEVILERVTNISMGTEIDAINEFEELATTREDAPTAISMLD from the coding sequence ATGGCCAAGATGAGAGCCGTCGACGCAGCCGTGCTGGTGCTCGAAAAAGAAGGCATCGACACCGCATTCGGCGTTCCGGGCGCAGCGATCAACCCGTTCTACTCGGCCATGCGCAAGGCAGGCAACATCAGCCACGTGCTGGCCCGCCACGTCGAAGGGGCCTCGCACATGGCCGAAGGCTATACGCGCGCTCAACCGGGCAACATCGGCGTGTGTATCGGCACGTCGGGCCCCGCCGGCACCGATATGATCACCGGTTTGTACTCGGCTCAGGCCGACTCCATTCCTATTCTCGCTATCACGGGCCAGGCGCCGCGCGCGCGTTTGTACAAGGAAGACTTCCAGGCCGTCGACATCGAGTCGATCGCCAAGCCGGTCACCAAGTGGGCCGTCACCGTGCGTGAGCCGGCGCTGGTGCCGCGCGTGTTCCAGCAGGCCTTCCACCTGATGCGCTCGGGCCGTCCGGGTCCGGTGCTGGTCGATCTGCCGATCGACGTGCAGCTCGCCGAAATCGAATTCGACATCGACACGTACGAACCGCTGCCGGTCTACAAGCCCAAAGCGACGCGCAAGCAGATCGAAGCGGCGCTCACCTTGCTCAACAACTCGGACAAGCCGCTGATCGTCTCGGGTGGCGGCGTGCTGAACGCAGCCGCTGAAGACCTGCTCGTCACGTTCGCCGAAACCATCGGCGTGCCGGTGATCCCGACGCTGATGTCGTGGGGCGCGATTCCCGACGACCATCCGCTGATGGCCGGCATGGTCGGCCTGCAAACCTCGCACCGCTACGGCAACGCGACGATGCTCGCCTCCGACTTCGTGCTCGGCATCGGCAATCGCTGGGCGAACCGTCACACGGGCAGCGTCGAGGTCTATACGAAGGGCCGCAAGTTCGTGCATGTGGACATCGAACCGACGCAGATCGGCCGCGTGTTCGGGCCGGATCTGGGCATCGTCTCGGATGCGAAGGCCGCGCTCGAACTGTTCGTGGAAGTGTCGAAGGAATGGAAAGCCGCGGGCAAGCTGAAGGATCGCAGCGCATGGGTCGCCGACTGCCAGGAACGCAAGCGCACGATGCATCGCAAGACGCACTTCGACAACGTGCCGATGAAGCCGCAGCGCGTCTACGAAGAGATGAACCAGGTGTTCGGCCGCGATACGTGCTACGTGAGCACGATCGGTCTCTCGCAGATCGCCGGCGCGCAATTCCTGCATGTGTACAAGGCGCGCAACTGGATCAACTGCGGCCAGGCCGGCCCGCTCGGCTGGACGATTCCGGCGGCGCTCGGCGTGCGCGCGGCCGATCCGCAACGTCCGATCGTGGCGCTCTCAGGCGACTACGACTTCCAGTTCATGATCGAAGAACTGGCAGCCGGCGCGCAATTCAAGCTGCCGTACGTGCATGTGGTGGTGAACAACTCGTACCTCGGCCTGATCCGCCAGGCACAGCGCGCGTTCGACATGGACTTCTGCGTGCAACTCGGTTTCGAGAACATCAACTCGCCGGAAACGAACGGCTATGGCGTGGACCACGTCGCCGTCGCGCAAGGTCTGGGCTGCAAGGCAATCCGCGTGTTCAAGCCGGAAGAGCTGAAGCCCGCGCTGCAGAAAGCGCAGGCGATGCTCTCCGAGTTCAACGTGCCGGTGATCGTCGAAGTGATTCTCGAACGCGTGACCAACATTTCGATGGGCACCGAGATCGACGCGATCAACGAGTTCGAAGAGCTGGCCACGACGCGCGAAGACGCACCGACCGCGATCAGCATGCTCGACTGA
- the hyi gene encoding hydroxypyruvate isomerase: MPKFAANLTMLFNEVPFLDRFAAAADAGFHAVEFLFPYPYQIAELSERLQQNRLKLVLHNLPAGNWEAGERGIACLPDRVSEFQEGVGRAIEYAKALKVPQLNCLVGIPTAGVDADKARSTIVENLRFAAGELKKAGIKLLVEPCNSYDIPGFALNRSGEGLDVIRAVGSDNLFLQYDIYHMQRMEGELAATIRKNLPQIAHIQLADNPGRNEPGTGEINYPFLFDLLDSLGYDGYVGCEYKPRATTTAGLGWIQSVAGQTRGAAHAAA, from the coding sequence ATGCCGAAATTCGCAGCGAACCTCACCATGCTGTTCAACGAAGTCCCGTTCCTCGACCGCTTCGCGGCCGCTGCCGACGCGGGCTTCCACGCCGTCGAATTCCTGTTTCCGTATCCCTACCAGATCGCCGAATTGAGCGAACGTCTGCAGCAGAACCGCCTGAAGCTGGTGCTGCACAACCTGCCCGCGGGCAACTGGGAAGCCGGCGAGCGCGGCATCGCATGTCTGCCGGATCGCGTGAGCGAGTTCCAGGAAGGCGTGGGCCGCGCGATCGAGTACGCGAAGGCGCTGAAGGTGCCGCAACTGAACTGCCTCGTCGGCATTCCGACGGCCGGCGTCGATGCGGACAAGGCACGCTCGACCATTGTCGAGAACCTGCGCTTCGCCGCGGGCGAGTTGAAAAAGGCCGGCATCAAGCTGCTGGTCGAACCGTGCAATTCCTACGACATTCCGGGCTTCGCACTGAATCGCTCGGGCGAAGGGCTCGACGTGATTCGCGCAGTCGGTTCGGATAATCTGTTCCTGCAATACGACATCTATCACATGCAACGGATGGAAGGCGAACTCGCGGCGACTATCAGAAAGAACCTGCCGCAGATCGCGCACATCCAGCTCGCCGACAATCCGGGCCGCAACGAACCGGGCACAGGCGAAATCAACTACCCGTTCCTGTTCGATCTACTCGACTCGCTCGGCTACGACGGCTACGTCGGTTGCGAATACAAACCGCGCGCGACCACTACCGCCGGCCTCGGCTGGATTCAGAGCGTGGCCGGGCAGACCCGCGGCGCAGCCCACGCCGCCGCCTGA
- a CDS encoding 2-hydroxy-3-oxopropionate reductase has translation MAKIGFIGLGIMGAHMARNLIKGGHSLFVNGAYPVPEDLGKTTSVVANSTAVAQAADIVIIMVPDTPDVANVLFADDGVAAGLTKGKLVIDMSSISPLDTQAFAKKINALGVDYLDAPVSGGEVGAREATLTIMVGGPEKTFATAKPLFELMGKNISLIGENGAGQTCKVANQIIVALNIEAVAEALLFASRSGADPERVRKALMGGFASSRILEVHGERMTKRTFNPGFRIELHQKDLNLALDGARKLGIALPHTASAQQLFSVCAANGGKAWDHSAMVRALEIMANYEVAQAPDSEAKAA, from the coding sequence ATGGCAAAGATCGGTTTCATCGGCCTCGGCATCATGGGCGCGCACATGGCGCGCAACCTCATCAAGGGCGGCCACTCGCTGTTCGTGAATGGCGCGTACCCGGTGCCGGAAGATCTGGGCAAGACGACGAGCGTCGTCGCGAATTCGACCGCTGTCGCGCAGGCCGCCGACATCGTCATCATCATGGTGCCGGACACGCCTGACGTGGCCAACGTGCTGTTCGCCGACGACGGCGTCGCCGCCGGCCTCACGAAGGGCAAGCTCGTGATCGACATGAGCTCGATCTCGCCGCTCGACACGCAGGCGTTCGCGAAGAAAATCAACGCGCTGGGCGTCGACTATCTGGACGCGCCGGTCTCCGGCGGCGAAGTCGGGGCGCGCGAAGCGACGCTGACGATCATGGTGGGCGGTCCGGAAAAAACCTTCGCCACCGCCAAGCCGCTGTTCGAACTGATGGGCAAGAACATCTCGCTGATCGGCGAGAACGGCGCGGGTCAGACCTGCAAGGTCGCGAACCAGATCATCGTCGCGCTGAACATCGAAGCCGTGGCCGAAGCGCTGCTGTTCGCCTCGCGCTCGGGCGCCGATCCGGAACGCGTGCGCAAGGCGCTGATGGGCGGCTTCGCGTCGTCGCGGATTCTCGAAGTGCACGGCGAGCGCATGACGAAGCGCACCTTCAATCCGGGCTTTCGCATCGAGCTGCATCAGAAGGATCTGAACCTCGCACTCGACGGCGCGCGCAAGCTCGGCATCGCGCTGCCGCATACGGCGAGCGCGCAGCAACTGTTCAGCGTGTGCGCGGCGAATGGCGGCAAGGCCTGGGATCACTCGGCAATGGTGCGCGCGCTCGAAATCATGGCGAACTACGAAGTCGCGCAAGCGCCGGACAGCGAAGCCAAGGCAGCTTAA